One part of the Lotus japonicus ecotype B-129 chromosome 2, LjGifu_v1.2 genome encodes these proteins:
- the LOC130739845 gene encoding HVA22-like protein c: MGHSDNNFLQVIAKNFDVLALPLVTLVYPLYASIKAIETRSITDDQQWLTYWVLYSMITLFELTFAKVLEVLAIWPYAKLILSCWLVLPHFNGAAHVYRYYVRPFYMNPQMPQLPLLPQMPQMPGTSHMWYVPRKNIFSKRDDVLYAAERYMEEHGTEEFQRLITKADREARSRRSGNHMIFDDDYRY; encoded by the exons ATGGGTCATTCTGACAACAATTTTCTCCAAGTCATCGCCAAGAACTTCGATGTTCTTGCtct GCCCTTGGTCACCCTTGTTTACCCCTT ATATGCTTCAATCAAGGCCATAGAGACCAGGTCCATCACTGATGACCAACAATGGCTCACTTATTGGGTTCTATACTCTATGATCACACTCTTTGAGCTCACATTTGCCAAAGTTCTTGAAGT GCTTGCAATTTGGCCATATGCCAAGTTGATACTGAGTTGCTGGTTGGTTCTTCCACACTTTAATGGGGCGGCACATGTTTATAGGTACTACGTTAGACCATTCTACATGAACCCACAAATGCCACAATTGCCACTGTTGCCCCAAATGCCACAAATGCCAGGAACTTCTCATATGTGGTATGTTCCTCGGAAGAACATATTTAGCAAGCGGGATGATGTTCTTTATGCTGCTGAGAGATACATGGAAGAACATGGAACAGAAGAGTTTCAAAGACTCATAACCAAG GCTGACAGAGAAGCTAGATCAAGGAGGAGTGGCAATCACATGATATTTGATGATGATTATAGATATTAG
- the LOC130739848 gene encoding protein GAMETE CELL DEFECTIVE 1, mitochondrial, with translation MQAFRRITTTAKQFHALSPAVAAAKLRFSSPNEVPATTRWLSSRESRSGEDEWNEAWESAWLPEDLTPKNRAPWEGDVNLADAETKAFVEEMNENWNERRKGSKDAKEKREENGALYSVENMKKDYRLKKQKLHAGLWMKEIEKLEEAKLGDSDSPAGDDIQRLLDSCSDIFDTGNNDLNNAKVETSEFKNMPDGWETISKNQEGNVWEMSQREEDILLQEFERRIAYSKFQIASFIKTHIFSRRRPIDGWKYMIEVVGPNAKRGKCSVSRVPSLSDPSTQPFKEETTSVDKAYIPHQRR, from the exons ATGCAAGCGTTTCGACGAATCACAACAACGGCGAAGCAGTTCCACGCTCTGTCACCGGCGGTGGCGGCGGCGAAACTCCGTTTCAGTTCACCCAACGAAGTTCCGGCAACTACGCGGTGGTTATCAAGCCGCGAGTCCCGGAGCGGCGAAGACGAGTGGAACGAGGCTTGGGAATCGGCGTGGCTGCCGGAGGATCTCACGCCGAAGAATCGGGCGCCGTGGGAGGGCGACGTGAACTTGGCGGACGCGGAGACGAAGGCGTTCGTGGAGGAGATGAATGAGAATTGGAACGAGAGGCGAAAGGGGTCGAAGGATGCGAAGGAGAAGAGGGAGGAAAACGGTGCGCTTTATAGTGTGGAGAATATGAAGAAGGATTATCGGTtgaagaagcagaagttgcatgctGGTCTTTGGATGAAGGAGATCGAGAAGCTTGAGGAGGCTAAGTTGGGTGATTCTGACTCTCCTGCTGGTGATGACATTCAGAGATTGCTTGATAGCTGCTCTGA CATTTTTGACACTGGCAATAATGACCTGAACAACGCaaaagttgaaacttctgaGTTCAAAAACATGCCTGATGGATGGGAAACAATATCAAAAAATCAAGAAGGAAACGTATGGGAGATGTCCCAGAGAGAAGAAGATAtacttctccaagaatttgagcGACGAATTGCTTATAGCAAGTTTCAG ATTGCAAGTTTTATCAAGACTCATATATTTAGCCGAAGAAGGCCAATTGATGGGTGGAAATACATGATAGAGGTGGTGGGACCAAATGCTAAGAGAGGGAAGTGTAGTGTTTCTAGAGTACCCAGTCTCTCAGATCCCTCTACCCAACCATTCAAGGAGGAGACGACTTCAGTTGATAAGGCATACATTCCCCATCAGAGAAGGTAG